The Mytilus edulis chromosome 5, xbMytEdul2.2, whole genome shotgun sequence genomic interval aattatttacttgacttagtgtccgtgttcatacctgatctccttaattcaaaacagtcacaCATATAATATGTGTTCGTTTGCTTACAAGGATCAACAGTAAAACCCTTTACaagggacactagctacgagatatataaataatctaaaataagatttttgtgttcaatcattaatgaaagtgaaatagtgaaataataattcgctattagcagccagtatggatcaattttgtcaaaataggcaaagaaacattgataatgcATTATTagcttgcaagtgaataattcgacctcattaaatccgtattaatgttaacttcaatttaaccccttagcttgagatggataacttATGCATTGTGTCTGTatagttatttaaaggaaaataatgccaacattgaaagtgaaacaaaggtaaatcattttctctacataaataatgaaaatgatcaattttatatgttttaaactaaaatatgaattaaatgaTTGCCCATCAACTGCAATATTTAAGTTCAAGTTTCACTGTACAATCCTATGGAAAAATGGCTGAAATGGCATGAAGGAATCTCATGTAATAAAGTAGATGTTGTGAatttttattgcagtaaaaattataaaatattattttttatatttcttcttaaaaaaaatgtatacttagAATAAAATTACAGATCatcttgtatcatattttttttaatttgcatggTCATTAGGAAGAACTGTACTTAATTGACTAATTCGGTccccaaaaaatatttcttatacaggtaaaaacgatgataaacatatattttaatatatagtatgaaattaaaaaaacctagaaaaatccaattgcacgagttcgttttatctatttatatctcTATCTATGTTTATATCACGGTAAATCACGTATAGTTTCATCGGAGGTAttcggaggtcaactcgatagttattAGATGGCGACTAGACTAGAATACACACGAAACGATTCAACATATTCTCGATcccatgccctgtaaattgtttatttttctaaatttttaacatttggataaatgttttacattgttataaatcaaatattagaatttgTGTTAAATCGGTGATCATGAATTTGACAGCCAGTGCCCGTTTAAAACGATTACTATTTGATTCCTTTAACAGTGACGTATAATACACACAATTTCGTTTATTGATATGAGGTTATTGTAATGAATTGAAAACAAAAGCTTTAAAGAAAAGCATGTATAAAATAATGGTAGAATGTCCATTTTGAGTAGCCACAGAAGAGCTATCATCATTGGATATACAAACAGGACGTTGCGTAGTAGATGGACGTGACGTAGTAGTTGTGGACGCAGTAGTTTGTCCGACGTCGATCAATGGATACACTTCAGACCATAGTTTTACTGTGTCCGGCTTCAAAAAAGCTTTCATCATTATTTCAGCGTTTAAATCTAGATATTCTCTCTTCTTTTTATCGAATGGAATCCATACCACAGAATCCTTGTATCCGTTTGGTGACctacaagaaaaaaatgtcaatgtgttAAAAAAcgtttttaatacctttattaaATTAATACACATGCTGCAAGATAAACATGTGAATAAACCGTCGGTCTTCATATCAACTGGACTGCCTTCAAACTTGGTGGTTTAGTGAAAGCGTGTTCGCCTCGGGTCCGGGAGGTCGAAGGTTTGAACGCCGGCAAtatcaaaccaaagactttaacaTATGTATTTGTTGCTTTTCTGCTTAAAACGCAGCAATACTATAAGAAATAAGATCAAACACTGTTGGGCTTGGACTCCGAAAAAAGTGTTCGAGTAGATATGTCTTCTATGTACTGACTACCCTGTGAAATAGCACGTAAAAAGACCGACTCAGCGTGTGGTGCTAGTACACAgcattattaatattcatattgCATAATCATTTTCTCGTCTtgaatacaagtgagaggtttagctaactatataacgaggttcaatctaccattaactacataaaaaatgtctgtaccaagtcaggaatattgcaacTCAGCTCAGCTGTCGATCTTTTCTAGATTTTGCAGAAGATTCAAACCTTTTTTGacgaaacttaaaaaaaacaatttattttcgaATGTATTTAACATACCCTGTTCTTGCAAATGTTGACCAATACTGGATGAGATTTCTAGACAGTTTCATACCAACGTTGGATACAGCTTCAGATTTGAACATATAAATTAGTTCGTCTCCATGGCCACTTCCATTGAACCAAGACGGGAAAGGTCCACCCCACGGCTCTGGACTAGGCATAGAAAATTGATAATGATATGTCGTCGCTCCATACATAGAATGCAATTCTAACATCCTTATTGTTGGGTAAACAAACATTATATCTGCTAACAGATGTGTAGCAAGAAGGCTCTGTTCATTTGGAGAGTTTGCTACAAAGTAAAAATCACACAATTTACGTTTTACTTCCTCATTTTGTTTCAGATATGAATTGACATATTCGGCTATAACTTCTTCACATGCCACTCTGTGTGGTATACCTTCATTCAGTGAAAAATTAAATCGCTCCTGGATTTGTGGAAATAAAGTAACGACTAGTACCGAGCCCTCGTTAGAAGTTGTTCCAGCAATCATGTCCAGAGAACGAAAGAATGAAGCTACGGCAGAAGTAGGGTCCTCTAGAGAAAGTATTGGGTTTTCTGGAAACAGTTCACCGTCCACTACAGGGTAATTGTCCGACATGTAGTGTACTTTATCGAGTTTAGCAGTAGCATAAAAATCTGTATACCTTAATAGATCATGGACTGATAAATTTCTCAGACAATCAACAAACGAATATTCATCATCAATTGAACAGCCAGTTCTATTTGCTAGACCTTTAGCATATTCCCTGATAGCTTCCGGTTTCCGCATTAGAATTTTGCTATGAACACCACTCTGACATATAACTCTCTGAAACAAGCCTTTGTTCGAAGGAATCAAGGACTGCAGCGATGTACTCATTGCACCTGCCGATTCTCCGAATATGGTTATGGAACCTGGATTGCCACCAAAAGCTTCAATATTATCGTGCACCCATTGTATTGCTAGTTTTTGATCCCATAAACCACAATTTCCTCTAGCGGCCGGATGGTTCATAGCGAAAAATCCAAACACACCCAATCTATAATTAAGAGTAACGAGAATAACATTTCCTGTCATGACAAAGTCTGTAACATCGTCCTGATGTCCATAGCCAACTTCAAATCCACCGCCATGAATCCATATCATAACGGAATACAGTTTTGTTTTACTGATCACTTTTGGTATGTGGATGTTAAGGAATAGACAGTCCTCTGAAATATCAGATGTATACCAAGTCTTATCAGATTCTGGTACGTTTTGAGAGCACGCGGCACCGAATGACGTAGCATTGAGCGTGTGTATCCAGTTACCTATAGGTTGTGGTTTCTGGAATCTCCGTTGTCTTATTGGGGGTTTAGCATATGGTATGCCAAGGAATTCGAATACACTTTCTCCATGTTTTGGATCGGTTCTTTTCAAACCTCTTATAGGTCCTGATGGTGTAGTAATGGTTATCTGGTTAGGAATGCCTTCAGCAACTTCTATTAAGGGATAAATTTCAGACCAAAGCTTGATTGTTTCGGGCTTCATTGAACTTTTTAATGTTATTTGTGCGTTTAGGTCGAGATACATGTTTTTCTCATCAAATTGTTCCCAGTAAACACTTTCTCCAAACTGATTAGGAGAGCTGAAACAAACAGGAAGAGTCAATGAAGAAATATGAAATTAACTGGACATACTGTTTTATTGGTTACAAATAAAACACTCAGTCTCACTCAATGATCggagaaaagaaaacaaaaatgttcaaaaacattcaaacgaagaaaccataaaataaaaaataaagaaatggaaGATAAAGAAATTGGTTTTAGAATTTAAATGCTTAAATGTATAAAAACCTatcaaatgaagttttttttaaaagttatattattttttaaatgaataagcGGATTGGACACGACATATAAAAGAAACTTAGgatgtaaaataaaattttaagattCTTTGATATTAATTGCTTGTTAAATATGTTGGTTTACGTCCAGTTGAAATTTTTGGTGCATCAGCTAGCTATATATTGAATTCCTTAAAGACTTTTATTTGATTATTACATATCAAGTTAAAAGAACGTCGCTTCCCTAATACGGCACCATGTTTAACAACTTACTTTTGCAAGTATGTAAATTCGTAACATATTTACAATGACTATACATAGAGTGTGTTTATGCGATGGTTCTTTTTTTCCATAATGACTATGTTATATGCAAATGAAATGATGTAAATAATCTTaatgtaagtaaaaaaaatattctattcaatattataacaaataaaaagcTGTGTTACATACCCTGTTCTTGCAAATGATGTCCAATATTGGATGAGATTTCTTGACAGTTTCATACCGTCGGTGGATACAGCTTCCGGTCTGAACATGTAAATTAGTTCGTCTCCATGGCCACTTCCATTGAACCAAGACGGGAAAGGTCCACCCCACGGCTCTGGACTAGGCATGGAAAATTGATAATGATATGTCGTCGCTCCATACATAGAATGCAATTCCAACATCCTTATTGTTGGGTAAACAAACATTATATCTGCTAATAGATGTGTAGCAAGAAGGCTCTGTTCATTTGGAGAGTTTGCTACAAAGTAAAAATCACACAATTTACGTTTTACTTCCTCATTTTGTTTCAGATATTTATTGACATATTCGGCTATAACTTCTTCACATGCCACTCTGTGTGGTATACCTTCATTCAGTGAAAAATTAAATCGCTCCTGGATTTGTGGAAATAAAGTAACGACTAGTATCGAGCCCTCGTTAGAAGTTGTTCCAGCAATCATGTCCAGAGAACGAAAGAATGAAGCTACGGCAGAAGTAGGGTCCTCCAGAGAAAGTATTGGATTTTCTGGAAACAGTTCACCGTCCACTACAGGGTAATTGTCCGACATGTAGTGTACTTTATCGAGTTTAGCAGTAGCATAAAAATCTGTATACCTTAATAGATCATGGACTGATAAATTTCTCAGACAATCAACAAACGAATATTCATCATCAATTGAACAGCCAGTTCTATTTGCTAGACCTTTAGCATATTCCCTGATAGCTTCCGGTTTCCGCATTAGAATTTTGCTATGAACACCACTCTGACATATAACTCTTTGAAACAAGCCTTTGTTCGAAGAAATCAAGGACTGCAGCGATGTACTCATTGCACCTGCCGATTCTCCGAATATCGTTATGGAACCTGGATTGCCACCAAAAGCTTCAATATTATCGTGCACCCATTGTATTGCTAGTTTTTGATCCCATAAACCAAAATTTCCTCTAGCGGCCGGATGGTTCATAGCGAAAAATCCAAACACACCCAATCTATAATTAAGAGTAACGAGAATAACATTTCCTGTCATGACAAAGTCTGTAACATCGTCCTGATGTCCATAGCCAACTTCAAATCCACCGCCATGAATCCATATCATAACGGAATACAGTTTTGTTTTACTGATCACTTTTGGTATGTGGATGTTAAGGAATAGACAGTCCTCTGAAATATCAGATGTATACCAAGTCTTATCAGATTCTGGTACGTTTTGAGAGCACGCGGCACCGAATGACGTAGCATTGAGCGTGTGTATCCAGTTACCTATAGGTTGTGGTTTCTGGAATCTCCGTTGTCCTATTGGGGGTTTAGCATATGGTATGCCAAGGAATTCGAATACACTTTCTCCATGTTTTGGATCGGTTCTTTTCAAACCTCTTATAGGTCCTGATGGTGTAGTAATGGTTATCTGGTTAGGAATGCCTTCAGCAACTTCTATTAAGGGATAAATTTCAGACCAAAGCTTGATTGTTTCGGGCTTCATTGAACTTTTTAATGTTATTTGTGCGTTTAGGTCGAGATACATGTTTTTCTCATCAAATTGTTCCCAGTAAACACTTTCTCCAAACTGATTAGGAGAGCTGAAACAAACAGGAAGAGTCAATGAAGAAATCTGAAATTAACTGGACATACTGTTTTATTGGTTACAAAAAAAACACTCAGTCTCACGCAATGATcggagaaaagaaacaaaaaagttcaaaaacattcaaacgaagaaaccataaaataaaaaataaaaaatggaagatAAAGAAATTGGTTTTAGAATTTAAATGCTTAAATGTATAAAAACctatcaaatgattttttttttttaaagttatattattttttaaatgaataagcGGATTGGACACattatataaaagaaacttaggatgtaaaataaaattttaagattCTTTGATATTAATTGATTGTTAAATATGTTGGTTTACGTCCAGTTGAAATTTTTGGTGCATCAGCTAGCTATATATCGAATTCCTCAAAGACTTTTATTTGATTATTACATATCAAGTTAAAAGAACGTCGCTTCCCTAATACGACACCATGTTTAACAAATTACTTTTGCAAGTATGTAAATTCGTAACATATTTACAATGACTATATATAGAGTGTGTTTATGCGATGGTTCTTTTTTTCCATAATGACTACGTTTTTCCATAAtgactacgtttttttttaagttatattattttttaaatgaataagcGGATTGgacacaacatataaaagaaACTTTGTACATAGTCTGTCGGAAATATAACTATGATTTGTACTTTGAAAAACGGAGAAAAAAGGCGAGGTTTTTCTTCTGTTTCGTAGCGAGTATAGGGGGCTCACACATAACTTTTATAATagatgtaggactctaaagtgcgatggggacgctaaagtgcgatggccacgctaaagtgcgatggtgtacGCTAAAGTTCGATGTCCCCGgtcgctaaagtgcgatggtctgcgAAAGTATATTTGAAAGCGACGTTATTTCATTATGacgttaacatatttttttacaaacaaaaatggaCATGCCTGAAAATCAATTAAGTATTTTTGACAACCTTCTTTTACCCGGCAAGGGTTACGATATTTCACAATAGGTTAAAGTTTAACCAAGAGATGAACACCGGCCCCAGCAGTCCATGACTTACTGAATTTTAAAACTAGCTGTGTTATACCGGCGGAAccaaatgtatttctttttgGGAATTTTCCTACAATCGAACATTTTACTTTACAGTAAAGATGAAGAATAGTAGAGAGTGGTCGTTTAACTCtgtattcttcaattttttcagacacttttctctattctttatacatttgacccattattctctattctgtaaaccctaTCCACACCTTGTGTCCTGTTTCTGTTGCTGGCTAACgggtacatttatatatataatactgtTAAAGTCGTTCATCGTTTAAATTATGTTGATATAATTGAAAATCAACGTCAGTGGAAAAAAAGGCATACGTTCAAGCgaataagatttaaaaacagTATTCGTAAATTATAAAAGTTATGTGTGAGCCCCCTATACTCGCTACGAAACAGAAGAAAAACCTCGCCTTTTTTCTCCGTTTTTCAAAGTACAAATCATAGTTATATTTCCGACAGACTATGTACaaatcttgtatattttttttatgtacacaAAATGTTATTAATTTAGACTGAAATTGAAGATTGATAAAAGAAGGTGTCCACTGTACTGTTAGAAAGCTGCGTGAACGGCAAGATACATCAGTTATCCAAATACTTTATTTAATACGCTCGGATTCGGTTCAGAaactcttttttatattttaaaactcatTTTACAAAATGGATCTCGTGTAAGACATGTTACATAGGGATTACAAGAATAGAAAAGAGTCTACCTAATACCAGGAAAAATGGCTTAAGGAAATAAAGTCTAATTAACTTAAGCATGGTagaaaaactttaattttaaaagatctCTTTCAAACATTACTGTGCTATACCCCACTAGCACAATAACTTCTGTATTGTGACCATTACAGTGTTTTTGGACAAACACGTCTGTACTTTTCGTTTTATTTCATTGTACTTTAGCCTCTGGTAAGCAATCTTACGTAAGTCGCTGCGTgttataccatcgcactttaacgtaagacaccatcgtactttaaatagcgtagaccatcgcactttagcgtgagacatcatcgtactttagcgtagaccatcgcactttagcgtgaccatcgcactttagagtatcatcgcactttagagtcctacatatgcAAATGAAATGATGTAAATAATCTTaatgtaagtaaaaaaaatattctattcaatattataacaaataaaaagcTGTGTTACATACCCTGTTCTTGCAAATGATGTCCAATATTGGATGAGATTTCTTGACAGTTTCATACCGTCGGTGGATACAGCTTCCGGTCTGAACATGTAAATTAGTTCGTCTCCATGGCCACTTCCATTGAACCAAGACGGGAAAGGTCCACCCCACGGCTCTGGACTAGGCATGGAAAATTGATAATGATATGTCGTCGCTCCATACATAGAATGCAATTCCAACATCCTTATTGTTGGGTAAACAAACATTATATCTGCTAATAGATGTGTAGCAAGAAGGCTCTGTTCATTTGGAGAGTTTGCTACAAAGTAAAAACCACACAAGTTACGTTTTACTTCCTCATTTTGTTTCAGATATGTATTGACATATTCGGCTATAACTTCTTCACATGCCACTCTGTGTGGTATACCTTCATTTAGTGAAAAATTAAATCGCTCCTGGATTTGTGGAAATAAAGTAGCGACTAGTATCGAGCCCTCGTTAGAAGTTGTTCCAGCAATCATGTCCAGAGAACGAAAGAATGAAGCTACGGCAGAAGTAGGGTCCTCCAGAGAAAGTATTGGGTTTTCTGGAAACAGTTCACCGTCCACTACAGGGTAATTGTCCGACATGTAGTGTACTTTATCGAGTTTAGCAGTAGCATAAAAATCTGTATACCTTAATAGATCATGGACTGATAAATTTCTCAGACAATCAACAAACGAATATTCATCATCAATTGAACAGCCAGTTCTATTTGCTAGACCTTTAGCATATTCCCTGATAGCTTCCGGTTTACGCATTAGAATTTTGCTATGAACACCACTCTGACATATAACTCTCTGAAACAAGCCTTTGTTCGAAGGAATCAAGGACTGCAGCGATGTACTCATTGCACCTGCCGATTCTCCGAATATCGTTATGGAACCTGGATTGCCACCAAAAGCTTCAATATTATCGTGCACCCATTGTATTGCTAGTTTTTGATCCCATAAACCAAAATTTCCTCTAGCGGCCGGATGGTTCATAGCGAAAAATCCAAACACACCCAATCTATAATTAAGAGTAACGAGAATAACATTTCCTGTCATGACAAAGTCTGTAACATCGTCCTGATGTCCATAGCCAACTTCAAATCCACCGCCATGAATCCATATCATAACGGAATACAGTTTTGTTTTACTGATCACTTTTGGTATGTGGATGTTAAGGAATAGACAGTCCTCTGAAATATCAGATGTATACCAAGTCTTTTCAGATTCTGGTACGTTTTGAGAGCACGCGGCACCGAATGACGTAGCATTGAGCGTGTGTATCCAGTTACCTATAGGTTGTGGTTTCTGGAATCTCCATTGTCTTAATGGGGGTTTAGCATATGGTATGCCAAGGAATTCGAATACACTTTCTCCATGTTTTGGATCGGTTCTTTTCAAACCTCTTATAGGTCCTGATGGTGCAGTAATGGTTATCTGGTTAAGAATGCCTTCAGCAACTTCTATTAAGGGATACATTTCAGACCAAAGCTTGATTGTTTCGGGCTTCATTGAACTTTTTAATGTTATTTGTGCGTTTAGGTCGAGATACATGTTTTTCTCATCAAATTGTTCCCAGTAAACACTTTCTCCAAACTGATTAGGAGAGCTGAAACAAACAGGAAGAGTCAATGAAGAAATCTGAAATTAACTGGACATACTGTTTTATTGGTTACAAAAAAAACACTCAGTCTCACGCAATGATcggagaaaagaaacaaaaaagttcaaaaacatTCAAACGAAGAAAccgtaaaataaaaaataaaaaatggaagatAAAGAAATTGGTTTTAGAATTTAAATGCCTAAATGTATAAAAACCTAttaaatgaagttttttttaaaagtaatattatttttttaaatgaataagcGGATTGGACACGGCATATAAATGAAACTTAggatgtaaaataaaatttaagattcTTTGATATTAATTGATTGTTAAATATGTTGGTTTACGTCCAGTTGAAATTTTTGGTGCATCAGCTAGCTATATATCGAATTCCTCAAAGACTTTTATTTGATTATTACATATCAAGTTAAAAGAATGTCGCTTCCCTAATACGGCACCATGTTTAACAACTTAATTTTGCAAATATGTCAATTCGTAACATATTTACAATGACTATACAAAGAGTGTTTATGCTATGGTTCTTTTTTTCCATAATGCCTACGTTATATGCAAATGAAATGATGTAAATAATCTTAATGTAAGTAAAAAATTTATTCTAttcaatattataacaaataaaaagcTTGTTACATACCCTGTTCTTGCAAATGATGTCCAATATTGGATGAGATTTCTGGATAGTTTCATACCGGCGGTGGATACAGCTTCCGGTCTGAACATGTAAATTAGTTCGTCTCCATGGCCACTTCCATTGAACCAAGACGGGAAAGGTCCACCCCACGGCTCTGGACTAGACATGGAAAATTGATAATGATATGTCGTCGCTCCATACATAGAATGCAATTCCAACATCTTTATAGTTGGGTAAACACACATGATATCTGCATATAGATGTGTAGCAAGAAGGCTCTGTTCATTTGGTGAGTTTGCTACAAAGTAAAAAGCACACAATTTACGTTTTAATTCCTCATTTTGTTTCAGAAATGTTTTAACATATTCGGCTATTATTTCTTCACAAGTCACTCTGTGTGGTATACCTTCATTCAGTGAAAAATTATATCGCTCCTGAACTTgttgaaataagaaaataactaaTACCGAGCCTTCGTTAGAAGTTGTACCAGCAATCATGTCTAGAGATCGGAAGAAAGTAGCTACGGCAGAAGTAGGGTCCTGTAGAGAAAGTATTGGATTTTCTGGAAACAGTTCACCGTCTACTACTGGGTAATTGTCCGACGTGTAGTATACTTTATCGAGTTGAGCAGTGGCATAAAAATCTGTATAACTCAATAGATCTTGGACGGATAAATTCCTTAGACAATCTACAAACGCATATTCTTCATCAATTGAACAGCCAGTTCTATTTGATAGACCTTTAGCATATTCCCTGATAGCCTCCGGTTTACGCATAAGAATTCTGCTATGAACACCACTCTGACATATAACTCTCTGAAACAAGCCTTTGTTCGAAGAAATCAAGGACTGCAGCGATGTACTAATTGCACCTGCCGATTCTCCGAAAATTGTTACGGAATCTGGATTGCCACCGAAAGCTTCAATATTATCGTGCACCCATTGTATTGCTAGTTTTTGATCCCATAAACCAAAATTTCCTCTAGCGGCCGGATGGTCCATAGCAAAAAATCCAAACACACCTAATCTATAATTAAGAGTAACGACGATAACATTTCCAGTCATGGTAAATTCTGTAACATCATCGTAATGTCCATAGCCAAGTTCAAATCCACCGCCATGAATCCATATCATAACGGAATACAGTTTTGTTTTACTGATCACTTTTGGTATGTGGATGTTAAGGAAAAGACAGTCCTCTGAAATACCAGATGTATACCAAGTCCTTTCAGATTCTGGTACGTTTTGAGAGCACGCGGCACCGAATGACGTAGCATTGAGCGTGTGTATCCAGTTACCTATAGGTTGTGGTTTCTTGAATCGCCGTCGTCCTACTGGGGGTTTAGCATATGGTATGCCTAGGAATTCGAATATAGTATCACCAGTCGTATTAAGTGTTCTTTGTATACCTTGAACTTGTCCTGACGGTGTTGCTATAGATACATAATCTACTTTGTCAAGGCAGTTGGATAACGATAGCATAGGAAGCAAAAACAGTGTATAGGATAACATTTGCATGGTGTTTAATCAAATCAACAAAAATCCGAATTTATGTTCTCGCTTAATACAATTTAGTTGTTTGAAACATGAATCAGTTGTCCTtgtaacaaacaaaagaactgtCCCGTTGAAGCGGTGTTTTGATCCTCAATAATCACAGTTTAACGGTTTAATTATTATCActaaataataaattgaaatacTGGGATAACAAGAAGTTTGATAACAGATATTTTGATTTCATTCGTTCTTATATGGTGTGTTCAATATCTTTGTCAGCCACTCGCCAAACTGTTCAATCTCTCACTTCGTTCTGGAGTAAATCCATTACTCTGAAAAGTATCGAatgtttgtattaaaataaaGGCGATGAGATATGACAAGTTTGAGAATGATGGAAAcgggggaatgagtcaaagagacgaCCCGAGCAAGAGCAGAAAACGTCC includes:
- the LOC139525473 gene encoding uncharacterized protein, with the translated sequence MQMLSYTLFLLPMLSLSNCLDKVDYVSIATPSGQVQGIQRTLNTTGDTIFEFLGIPYAKPPVGRRRFKKPQPIGNWIHTLNATSFGAACSQNVPESERTWYTSGISEDCLFLNIHIPKVISKTKLYSVMIWIHGGGFELGYGHYDDVTEFTMTGNVIVVTLNYRLGVFGFFAMDHPAARGNFGLWDQKLAIQWVHDNIEAFGGNPDSVTIFGESAGAISTSLQSLISSNKGLFQRVICQSGVHSRILMRKPEAIREYAKGLSNRTGCSIDEEYAFVDCLRNLSVQDLLSYTDFYATAQLDKVYYTSDNYPVVDGELFPENPILSLQDPTSAVATFFRSLDMIAGTTSNEGSVLVIFLFQQVQERYNFSLNEGIPHRVTCEEIIAEYVKTFLKQNEELKRKLCAFYFVANSPNEQSLLATHLYADIMCVYPTIKMLELHSMYGATTYHYQFSMSSPEPWGGPFPSWFNGSGHGDELIYMFRPEAVSTAGMKLSRNLIQYWTSFARTGSPNQFGESVYWEQFDEKNMYLDLNAQITLKSSMKPETIKLWSEMYPLIEVAEGILNQITITAPSGPIRGLKRTDPKHGESVFEFLGIPYAKPPLRQWRFQKPQPIGNWIHTLNATSFGAACSQNVPESEKTWYTSDISEDCLFLNIHIPKVISKTKLYSVMIWIHGGGFEVGYGHQDDVTDFVMTGNVILVTLNYRLGVFGFFAMNHPAARGNFGLWDQKLAIQWVHDNIEAFGGNPGSITIFGESAGAMSTSLQSLIPSNKGLFQRVICQSGVHSKILMRKPEAIREYAKGLANRTGCSIDDEYSFVDCLRNLSVHDLLRYTDFYATAKLDKVHYMSDNYPVVDGELFPENPILSLEDPTSAVASFFRSLDMIAGTTSNEGSILVATLFPQIQERFNFSLNEGIPHRVACEEVIAEYVNTYLKQNEEVKRNLCGFYFVANSPNEQSLLATHLLADIMFVYPTIRMLELHSMYGATTYHYQFSMPSPEPWGGPFPSWFNGSGHGDELIYMFRPEAVSTDGMKLSRNLIQYWTSFARTGSPNQFGESVYWEQFDEKNMYLDLNAQITLKSSMKPETIKLWSEIYPLIEVAEGIPNQITITTPSGPIRGLKRTDPKHGESVFEFLGIPYAKPPIGQRRFQKPQPIGNWIHTLNATSFGAACSQNVPESDKTWYTSDISEDCLFLNIHIPKVISKTKLYSVMIWIHGGGFEVGYGHQDDVTDFVMTGNVILVTLNYRLGVFGFFAMNHPAARGNFGLWDQKLAIQWVHDNIEAFGGNPGSITIFGESAGAMSTSLQSLISSNKGLFQRVICQSGVHSKILMRKPEAIREYAKGLANRTGCSIDDEYSFVDCLRNLSVHDLLRYTDFYATAKLDKVHYMSDNYPVVDGELFPENPILSLEDPTSAVASFFRSLDMIAGTTSNEGSILVVTLFPQIQERFNFSLNEGIPHRVACEEVIAEYVNKYLKQNEEVKRKLCDFYFVANSPNEQSLLATHLLADIMFVYPTIRMLELHSMYGATTYHYQFSMPSPEPWGGPFPSWFNGSGHGDELIYMFRPEAVSTDGMKLSRNLIQYWTSFARTGSPNQFGESVYWEQFDEKNMYLDLNAQITLKSSMKPETIKLWSEIYPLIEVAEGIPNQITITTPSGPIRGLKRTDPKHGESVFEFLGIPYAKPPIRQRRFQKPQPIGNWIHTLNATSFGAACSQNVPESDKTWYTSDISEDCLFLNIHIPKVISKTKLYSVMIWIHGGGFEVGYGHQDDVTDFVMTGNVILVTLNYRLGVFGFFAMNHPAARGNCGLWDQKLAIQWVHDNIEAFGGNPGSITIFGESAGAMSTSLQSLIPSNKGLFQRVICQSGVHSKILMRKPEAIREYAKGLANRTGCSIDDEYSFVDCLRNLSVHDLLRYTDFYATAKLDKVHYMSDNYPVVDGELFPENPILSLEDPTSAVASFFRSLDMIAGTTSNEGSVLVVTLFPQIQERFNFSLNEGIPHRVACEEVIAEYVNSYLKQNEEVKRKLCDFYFVANSPNEQSLLATHLLADIMFVYPTIRMLELHSMYGATTYHYQFSMPSPEPWGGPFPSWFNGSGHGDELIYMFKSEAVSNVGMKLSRNLIQYWSTFARTGSPNGYKDSVVWIPFDKKKREYLDLNAEIMMKAFLKPDTVKLWSEVYPLIDVGQTTASTTTTSRPSTTQRPVCISNDDSSSVATQNGHSTIILYMLFFKAFVFNSLQ